Proteins from one Pseudomonadota bacterium genomic window:
- a CDS encoding OmpA family protein: MTLLPQRLRTPLKTAGLALAIALPAAAQAQETVIVGETTKPAVEVNLGVLDSLAPAPASPYPTLDEPAVSANQGSVLLIAPSDGYAPNLVAPASGSDTFAMPSASAETPPLPEASPDPDGALAPEVVRTTATETAETTAATVEETVVEETMVAEPEVAEPVVDEPMAEETVVEETVVKEAEPTELIAAATTADSAAGDLGGDDSDPFAEIEEMLSEAEQADEVVVPEPETTVEETVVAAAPSETEEPVEETLQLLFQPGEEALSENDKAALTALAGDLASDENQRIQLRAYASAEDGTSSMARRLALSRALEVRKFLIDNGVRSTRIDVRALGDNAESGPLDRIDIVLVER, from the coding sequence ATGACCCTTCTTCCTCAACGATTGCGAACACCGCTAAAAACAGCAGGTTTGGCGCTGGCCATCGCGCTGCCGGCAGCCGCCCAGGCGCAGGAGACGGTGATCGTCGGCGAAACGACCAAACCCGCGGTCGAGGTCAATCTGGGCGTGCTGGACAGCCTGGCGCCAGCGCCGGCCAGCCCCTATCCGACGCTGGATGAACCCGCGGTATCGGCCAACCAGGGCAGCGTGCTGTTGATCGCGCCATCAGACGGCTACGCTCCCAACCTGGTCGCACCGGCGAGCGGCAGCGATACCTTCGCCATGCCATCGGCAAGCGCCGAGACACCGCCGTTGCCGGAAGCCTCACCCGACCCGGATGGCGCGTTGGCGCCCGAGGTCGTTCGAACCACCGCCACCGAGACAGCCGAGACGACAGCCGCCACCGTCGAGGAGACGGTTGTCGAAGAGACCATGGTCGCAGAACCCGAGGTCGCAGAACCCGTGGTCGACGAGCCCATGGCTGAAGAAACCGTGGTTGAGGAGACAGTCGTCAAGGAGGCCGAGCCGACCGAACTGATTGCGGCGGCCACCACGGCCGACAGCGCGGCGGGCGACCTGGGCGGTGACGACAGCGATCCCTTCGCAGAAATCGAAGAGATGCTGAGCGAGGCCGAACAGGCCGACGAGGTCGTCGTGCCGGAGCCCGAAACGACGGTCGAGGAGACGGTGGTCGCCGCCGCGCCGAGTGAGACCGAGGAGCCCGTCGAAGAGACGCTGCAGTTGCTGTTCCAACCCGGCGAGGAGGCGCTTAGCGAAAACGACAAGGCAGCGTTGACCGCGCTCGCCGGCGACCTCGCCTCGGACGAAAACCAGCGTATCCAGCTGCGCGCCTATGCCTCGGCCGAGGATGGCACGTCCAGCATGGCGCGCCGGCTCGCGCTCTCACGCGCGCTGGAGGTCCGGAAGTTCCTGATCGACAACGGCGTGCGCAGCACCCGTATCGACGTCCGGGCACTGGGCGATAACGCGGAATCCGGCCCGCTTGACCGCATCGACATCGTCCTGGTCGAGCGTTGA
- a CDS encoding inositol monophosphatase family protein produces MARRSPLITVMAAAADKAARALLRDFNEVEHLQVSRKGPNDFVSAADLRAERTLKEELARARPKFGFLMEESGASGSAEEGRWIVDPLDGTLNFLHAVPHFCISIGAEQHGELVAGVVFDPLRDETFWAEKGQGAYVNHRRLRVTNRDKLAECLVGHGRAAADDTEAVGRFQEQVTRVLNHTRDVRRLGVAALDLAYVAAGRLDGFWEEKLHPWDIAAGAVLVREAGGYITGIDGSDLDLERGDVLAANPRLHGVLHKVLAGH; encoded by the coding sequence ATGGCGCGCCGATCTCCTCTCATCACCGTGATGGCCGCGGCCGCCGATAAGGCGGCGCGGGCGCTGTTGCGGGACTTCAACGAGGTCGAGCATCTTCAGGTCAGCCGCAAGGGGCCGAACGATTTTGTCAGCGCCGCTGATCTGCGCGCCGAACGAACGCTGAAGGAAGAACTGGCGCGCGCCAGACCGAAGTTCGGCTTTTTGATGGAGGAGAGCGGCGCCAGTGGCAGCGCCGAAGAAGGCCGCTGGATCGTCGATCCGCTGGACGGCACGCTGAACTTTCTGCACGCCGTCCCCCATTTCTGCATTTCCATCGGCGCCGAGCAGCACGGCGAACTGGTCGCCGGCGTCGTCTTCGACCCGCTGCGCGACGAGACGTTCTGGGCCGAAAAGGGCCAGGGCGCCTACGTTAACCACCGGCGTCTCAGGGTCACCAACCGGGACAAGCTGGCCGAATGCCTGGTCGGCCACGGCCGCGCGGCAGCCGACGACACGGAAGCGGTCGGGCGGTTCCAGGAGCAGGTCACCCGTGTTCTCAACCACACCCGGGATGTCCGCCGGCTGGGCGTCGCCGCGCTCGACCTCGCCTATGTCGCGGCCGGCCGTCTGGACGGATTCTGGGAGGAAAAGCTGCACCCCTGGGACATCGCCGCCGGCGCCGTTCTGGTCCGCGAAGCCGGCGGATACATTACCGGCATCGACGGCAGCGACTTGGACCTCGAACGCGGCGACGTTCTGGCCGCCAACCCGCGCCTGCATGGCGTTCTGCATAAGGTTCTGGCCGGCCACTGA
- a CDS encoding flagellar motor protein MotA encodes MTRPTQYLLRMAIFLVLVAAIVFLLLGSFLDAFQANPALNGLILGVMLLGIIYIFRQVQMLSPEVEWIEGYRTNRPGLSTRQPPRLVSPMATMLGESQSRVSLSTLSMRSILDSIGSRLDESRELSRYLIALLIFLGLLGTFWGLLQTIGAVGDVVGGLSIAEGGDVADLFGDLKEGLAAPLSGMGTAFSSSLFGLAGSLVLGFLDLQANQAQNRFYNELEEWLSSITRLQSGAGLVETDQSVPAYVSALLEQTADSLDRLQRTLTRGEESRHAADQNLAALSDQLATLSDQMRSEQALMVKLVEGQIDMKPVLERLTNVSQQTGALDEASRAHLRNMDVLMSRLLEETVASRNQLADEIRSEIKLLARTIAAAGNQQRS; translated from the coding sequence ATGACGCGTCCCACCCAATATCTGCTGCGCATGGCGATCTTCTTGGTCCTGGTCGCCGCCATCGTCTTTCTGCTGCTCGGCTCATTCCTCGACGCGTTCCAGGCCAACCCGGCGCTGAACGGATTGATCCTGGGCGTCATGCTGCTCGGCATCATCTATATCTTCCGCCAGGTCCAGATGCTGTCGCCGGAGGTCGAGTGGATCGAGGGCTACCGCACCAACCGGCCCGGCCTCTCGACACGCCAACCGCCGCGCCTGGTCTCGCCGATGGCGACCATGCTGGGCGAAAGCCAGAGCCGGGTCAGCCTGTCGACACTTTCCATGCGCTCGATCCTGGACAGCATCGGCTCGCGCCTGGATGAATCGCGCGAGCTGTCGCGCTATCTGATCGCGCTTCTGATCTTCCTGGGCCTGCTCGGCACGTTCTGGGGTCTGCTCCAAACCATCGGTGCGGTCGGCGATGTGGTCGGCGGCCTCTCGATCGCCGAAGGCGGCGATGTCGCCGATCTGTTCGGCGATTTGAAAGAGGGCCTCGCCGCACCGCTCTCGGGCATGGGTACGGCCTTCAGTTCCTCGCTGTTCGGTCTCGCCGGTTCGCTGGTCTTGGGCTTTCTCGACCTGCAGGCCAATCAGGCACAGAACCGGTTCTATAACGAGCTGGAGGAGTGGCTGAGCTCCATCACGCGCCTGCAGTCGGGCGCCGGTCTGGTCGAAACCGACCAATCGGTGCCGGCCTATGTCAGCGCGCTGTTGGAACAGACTGCCGACAGTCTGGACCGCCTGCAGCGCACGTTGACCCGCGGCGAAGAAAGCCGTCACGCGGCCGACCAGAACCTCGCCGCGCTTTCCGACCAGTTGGCCACGCTCTCCGATCAGATGCGCAGCGAACAGGCGTTGATGGTGAAGCTGGTCGAGGGCCAGATCGACATGAAGCCGGTGCTTGAGCGGCTAACCAATGTCAGCCAGCAGACCGGCGCGCTCGACGAAGCCAGCCGCGCCCATCTGCGCAACATGGACGTCCTGATGAGCCGCCTGCTTGAAGAGACGGTCGCCAGCCGCAACCAGCTTGCCGATGAAATTCGCAGCGAGATCAAGCTGTTGGCGCGCACCATCGCGGCCGCCGGCAACCAGCAGAGAAGTTAG
- the efp gene encoding elongation factor P, with amino-acid sequence MKIDGNAIRPGNVIEHKGRLLVATKIQHTQPGKGGAYLQVELKDIRDGTKLNERFRSSESVERVRLYDKPYQYLYADGDLYTFMDTETYEQITINGDMLGDQAAYLQDGMMVTVLSYEDEPISIELPETVTLAITETEAVVKGQTAASSYKPATLENGLRVMVPPHVEAGTRIVVSTVDSTYRERAKD; translated from the coding sequence ATGAAGATCGACGGCAACGCGATCCGTCCAGGCAACGTGATCGAACATAAAGGCCGCCTGCTGGTCGCGACCAAGATCCAGCACACCCAGCCCGGCAAGGGCGGCGCCTACCTTCAGGTCGAACTGAAGGATATTCGCGACGGCACCAAGTTGAACGAGCGTTTCCGCTCGTCGGAATCCGTCGAGCGCGTGCGCCTCTACGACAAACCCTATCAGTATCTCTATGCCGACGGTGATCTCTATACCTTCATGGATACGGAGACCTACGAGCAGATCACCATCAACGGCGACATGCTGGGCGATCAGGCGGCCTATCTGCAGGACGGCATGATGGTGACCGTGTTGTCCTATGAGGACGAGCCGATCAGTATCGAGCTGCCGGAAACCGTGACGCTGGCGATCACCGAGACCGAAGCGGTGGTCAAGGGCCAGACGGCCGCCTCGTCCTATAAGCCCGCGACGCTGGAGAACGGCCTGCGCGTCATGGTGCCGCCCCATGTCGAGGCCGGCACCCGCATCGTCGTCAGCACCGTTGACTCGACCTACCGCGAACGCGCGAAGGATTGA
- a CDS encoding peptidoglycan -binding protein: MAMRTRRGGTAASDIWPGFVDALSALLMVLIFVLVAFMLAQFFLNVAITGRDEALARLESEIAQLSDMLALERQSNADLRLSVAQLSAELQTANSARDQSDAALAALYLERDGLLASLSRVTERAELAEAELADALTEITVGEETLELKLAEIASLQRDIAALSETRDSLEDEVAKMVLLLEEAREDQARTAEALEETEAEAAASRERIEALLAELTAERDRSSALEADVVSAEERTILAQRNLEERDIRLAELTAAVTMTEEELKQAESISERRLNQISLLNQQLQALRQQIAALNEALDAAESQAEADAVQIADLGQRLNAALAAKVQELSQYRSEFFEKLINALGNRPDIRVVGDRFVLQSELLFDSGSAEIAPEGEAELDKIANLIIELTQDIPDDVKWILRVDGHTDRVPISTALYPSNWELSTARATAVVRYLISRGVPSNRLAAAGFGEFQPIDPSDDEIALRRNRRIEFKLTEQ, from the coding sequence ATGGCCATGCGAACCCGGCGTGGCGGCACCGCGGCCAGCGATATCTGGCCCGGCTTCGTCGATGCGCTCTCAGCGCTGTTGATGGTGCTGATCTTCGTTCTCGTCGCCTTCATGCTTGCCCAGTTCTTCCTGAACGTCGCGATCACCGGACGCGACGAAGCCCTGGCGCGCCTGGAATCAGAGATCGCCCAACTCTCGGACATGCTCGCGCTGGAGCGCCAGTCCAACGCGGATCTGAGACTGAGTGTCGCCCAGCTTTCGGCCGAACTGCAGACGGCCAACAGCGCGCGCGACCAGTCGGACGCCGCCCTGGCGGCGCTCTACCTGGAACGCGACGGCCTTCTGGCGAGCCTGTCACGCGTTACCGAGCGCGCCGAGCTTGCCGAAGCGGAACTGGCGGACGCGCTGACCGAGATCACGGTCGGCGAAGAAACCCTGGAACTCAAGCTCGCCGAAATCGCCAGCCTGCAGCGCGACATCGCAGCCTTGTCGGAGACTCGTGACAGCCTGGAAGACGAGGTCGCGAAGATGGTCTTGCTGCTGGAGGAGGCGCGTGAGGATCAGGCGCGGACCGCCGAAGCCTTGGAGGAGACCGAAGCCGAGGCCGCGGCCAGCCGCGAACGCATCGAGGCCCTGCTCGCGGAGCTGACCGCCGAACGCGACCGTTCGTCGGCCCTGGAGGCCGATGTCGTCTCGGCCGAGGAACGGACGATCCTGGCGCAGCGAAATCTGGAGGAGCGCGACATCCGTCTCGCTGAACTGACCGCCGCCGTCACCATGACGGAGGAGGAACTGAAGCAGGCCGAATCCATCTCCGAACGGCGCCTCAACCAGATCAGCTTGTTGAACCAGCAGCTCCAGGCGCTGCGCCAGCAGATCGCGGCGCTGAACGAAGCGCTCGACGCTGCCGAGAGCCAAGCCGAGGCGGACGCCGTGCAGATCGCCGACCTGGGCCAGCGGCTGAATGCCGCGCTCGCCGCCAAGGTTCAGGAACTCTCGCAATACCGCAGCGAGTTCTTCGAGAAGCTGATCAACGCGCTCGGCAACCGGCCGGACATCCGTGTCGTCGGCGACCGCTTTGTGCTGCAGTCCGAACTGTTGTTCGACAGCGGCAGCGCGGAGATCGCGCCGGAGGGCGAGGCCGAGCTCGACAAGATCGCCAACCTGATCATCGAGTTGACGCAAGACATCCCCGACGACGTCAAATGGATCCTGCGCGTCGACGGCCACACCGACCGGGTGCCGATTTCGACGGCGCTCTATCCGTCGAACTGGGAACTTTCGACAGCGCGGGCGACTGCCGTCGTGCGTTACCTGATAAGCCGCGGCGTTCCGTCAAACCGGCTCGCCGCGGCCGGCTTCGGTGAGTTCCAGCCGATCGACCCGTCAGACGACGAAATCGCGCTGCGGCGCAACCGCCGCATCGAGTTCAAGCTGACTGAACAGTAG
- a CDS encoding M81 family metallopeptidase — protein sequence MRIFAAGLGTETNTFAPFPTSRQGFEAGEYFPPGAHPDEPSFIGAPLWAARRRATENNWVVIEGLCTMAEPAGITVRSAYESLRDEILDQLKAALPVDVVAFGMHGAMIAEGYDDCEGDLLARARALAGPDAAIGAELDLHCHITDQMIAAADILVTYKEYPHTDSTARAEELIELLTRTASGDVRPHMSLHDCGMIGIMHTPREPMRSYVDRAAALEGKDGVLSVSIGHGFPWGDVADMGSRVLVITDDDAEKGDNLARALGEELFAMRDNTAPRPLAIDDALDAALSGAEKPVVLADVSDNAGGGAPGDSTFLVDALRKRKIGNAAVGPLWDPIAVATCFDAGEGATLPLRFGGKMCPLSGQPVDADVTIGKLTRQAVQHLGDTPSPLGDCAAIHFDGIAVVLTSVRTQGYSPELFTQVGIDPAALDIVVVKSTQHFYTAFAPLAADVIYVAAPGVVAPDFTALTYHKIARPKWPFDNGGG from the coding sequence TTGCGTATCTTCGCGGCCGGACTAGGCACCGAAACCAACACCTTTGCGCCCTTCCCGACCTCTCGCCAGGGCTTTGAGGCTGGCGAGTACTTCCCACCCGGCGCCCATCCCGACGAGCCCAGTTTCATCGGCGCGCCGCTTTGGGCCGCGCGCCGGCGCGCCACAGAGAACAACTGGGTCGTGATCGAGGGTCTTTGCACGATGGCCGAGCCCGCCGGCATCACCGTTCGCTCGGCCTACGAATCCCTGCGCGATGAGATCCTCGACCAGTTGAAGGCCGCCCTGCCCGTCGACGTGGTCGCCTTTGGCATGCACGGCGCGATGATTGCCGAGGGTTACGACGATTGCGAAGGCGACCTGCTGGCGCGGGCGCGCGCCCTGGCGGGACCGGACGCCGCAATCGGCGCGGAGCTCGATCTTCATTGCCATATCACCGATCAGATGATCGCGGCGGCCGATATCCTGGTCACCTACAAGGAATACCCGCACACCGACAGCACCGCGCGCGCCGAAGAACTGATCGAGCTGCTGACACGGACCGCCAGCGGCGATGTGCGCCCGCACATGTCGCTCCACGACTGCGGCATGATCGGTATCATGCACACGCCGCGCGAACCCATGCGGTCATACGTCGACCGCGCCGCGGCGCTCGAAGGCAAGGACGGCGTCCTCTCCGTCTCCATCGGCCACGGCTTTCCCTGGGGCGATGTCGCCGACATGGGAAGCCGCGTGCTCGTCATTACCGACGACGACGCGGAGAAGGGTGACAATCTCGCCCGCGCGCTGGGTGAGGAACTCTTCGCGATGCGCGACAACACGGCGCCGCGACCGCTTGCCATCGACGATGCCTTGGATGCCGCGCTCAGCGGTGCGGAGAAACCCGTCGTGCTGGCCGACGTATCGGACAACGCAGGAGGCGGCGCGCCGGGCGATTCAACGTTTCTGGTCGATGCGTTGCGCAAGCGAAAAATCGGCAATGCGGCCGTCGGTCCGCTATGGGATCCCATCGCCGTCGCCACCTGTTTCGATGCCGGTGAGGGCGCCACGCTCCCGCTCCGCTTCGGCGGTAAGATGTGCCCGCTATCTGGGCAGCCGGTCGACGCCGACGTCACGATCGGCAAACTGACGCGACAGGCCGTTCAGCACCTGGGCGACACGCCATCGCCGCTGGGCGACTGCGCCGCGATTCACTTCGACGGCATCGCGGTCGTCTTGACCAGCGTGCGGACCCAGGGCTACAGCCCCGAACTCTTTACCCAGGTCGGCATCGATCCGGCGGCCTTAGACATCGTCGTCGTCAAGTCGACCCAGCACTTCTATACGGCTTTCGCGCCGCTTGCCGCCGACGTCATCTATGTCGCGGCACCCGGTGTCGTCGCGCCCGACTTCACCGCCCTCACCTATCACAAGATCGCGCGGCCCAAGTGGCCGTTCGACAATGGTGGCGGTTGA
- a CDS encoding class I SAM-dependent methyltransferase has translation MDQQVTVADINADQVDYWSGETGEKWAAGQDELDTMLAPFGKAAIEAVALQPGDHVVDVGCGCGDTSFELASRVGPMGSVLAIDVSAPMLQRAGERLGDAALGNLRFAMADASAFGFEPEATDVVFSRFGVMFFRNPVDAFANLKAALRPGGRLGFVCWRSLDQNMWVSVPRDAALKHLPPPEPVSPDEPGPFAFADAEKVTDILRDAGFNGIVLERFDTKVRNIGSLDDVTEFVATMGPVSRLLDEVEGEVRERAIDEVRDALASHHDGQALHLSAATWIVTAKA, from the coding sequence ATGGATCAGCAGGTTACCGTTGCGGATATCAACGCCGACCAGGTCGACTACTGGAGCGGTGAAACCGGTGAGAAGTGGGCCGCCGGCCAGGACGAACTGGACACCATGCTGGCGCCGTTCGGCAAAGCGGCCATCGAAGCGGTTGCGCTCCAGCCCGGCGACCACGTCGTCGACGTCGGTTGCGGTTGCGGCGATACCTCGTTCGAGCTGGCTTCGCGCGTCGGACCCATGGGCAGCGTGTTGGCAATCGACGTGTCCGCGCCCATGCTGCAGCGTGCCGGCGAACGACTTGGCGATGCCGCGCTCGGGAATCTGCGTTTCGCCATGGCCGACGCGTCGGCCTTCGGCTTTGAGCCGGAAGCGACGGATGTCGTGTTCTCGCGTTTCGGTGTCATGTTCTTCCGCAATCCCGTCGATGCCTTCGCCAATCTGAAGGCGGCCTTACGTCCCGGCGGACGCCTCGGTTTCGTGTGCTGGCGCAGCCTTGACCAGAACATGTGGGTCAGCGTACCGCGCGATGCCGCGCTGAAGCATTTGCCGCCCCCCGAGCCGGTGAGTCCGGATGAGCCCGGGCCGTTTGCTTTCGCCGATGCGGAGAAGGTTACCGACATTCTGCGCGACGCCGGTTTCAACGGCATCGTCCTCGAGCGGTTCGACACCAAGGTGCGCAACATCGGCAGCCTGGACGACGTGACCGAGTTCGTCGCGACCATGGGGCCGGTTTCGCGGCTGCTGGACGAGGTCGAGGGCGAGGTGCGCGAGCGCGCGATCGACGAGGTCCGCGACGCGCTGGCCTCCCATCACGACGGTCAGGCGCTGCATTTGAGCGCGGCCACCTGGATCGTGACGGCGAAAGCCTAG